The Coffea arabica cultivar ET-39 chromosome 4e, Coffea Arabica ET-39 HiFi, whole genome shotgun sequence genome includes a window with the following:
- the LOC113742854 gene encoding LEAF RUST 10 DISEASE-RESISTANCEUS RECEPTOR-LIKE PROTEIN KINASE-like 1.2 isoform X2, with product MPHQPLLFLHLLPFFISFVFMKSCAGNNNSSIWPHCPASKCGNIEVKYPFWIKSNDTAIQYCGYEGFGLNCTPSSVPGNYNLTLHLPPVDFHVQNINYTDYKLTLVDADVTTNLSCPRPRHNLTLEDLPLNYSTQDLNLTFYFNCTVPRLPFSAYPVDCLKSGGNMSFVSLETGTTSDPDWFKFCEEKVVVTVIEGVINRNDNGIPESMFAGFVLDWYRGFECAGCENSGGRCGHNNTTTEEFLCFCNDGTITHDHCKGGGLNLGLKIGIGFGAAAGSALILCVIFFVYQRRHKNHDSGSMLISRDISSYSSSVIDPERASGYLGVHIFAYTELEEATNCFDPNKELGDGGFGTVYKGKLRDGREVAVKRLYESNFKRVEHFRNEVEILTRLRHRNLVSLYGCTSRHCRELLLVYEYIPNGTIADHLHGPLARPGSLPWSTRMNIAIETASALSYLHASDVIHRDVKTNNILLDDNFCVKVADFGLSRLFPINATHVSTAPQGTPGYVDPEYHQCYHLTDKSDVFSFGVVLIELISSMPAVDITRHRHEINLSNIAVHRIQNHLLHELVDDNLGYGSDYKLTAMIEDVAELAFQCLQYERDMRPTMQEVLQALLEIQNKDYNAEKKEEMDNQADDVVLLKINQLTSSPDSILTNSNQQVNWKK from the exons ATGCCTCATCAACCTCTCCTCTTCCTCCATCTTCTCCCTTTCTTCATCTCCTTCGTTTTCATGAAATCATGCGCCGGCAATAATAACTCCTCCATTTGGCCACACTGTCCGGCGTCCAAATGCGGTAACATTGAAGTCAAGTATCCATTTTGGATTAAATCCAACGATACGGCCATCCAATACTGTGGCTATGAAGGCTTCGGCCTAAACTGCACGCCATCTTCAGTTCCCGGCAATTATAACCTCACTCTTCACCTTCCCCCCGTTGATTTCCACGTACAAAATATAAACTACACAGATTACAAGCTAACCCTTGTCGATGCCGACGTCACAACAAATTTATCGTGCCCAAGACCACGCCACAACCTTACTCTTGAGGACTTGCCATTAAACTATTCCACACAAGATTTGAACCTCACTTTTTACTTCAACTGTACTGTTCCTCGCCTTCCTTTTTCTGCTTATCCTGTGGATTGTCTGAAGTCTGGTGGGAACATGTCCTTTGTTTCATTAGAAACTGGTACTACTTCTGATCCTGATTGGTTTAAGTTCTGTGAGGAAAAAGTAGTAGTAACAGTGATTGAAGGGGTGATTAATCGGAATGATAATGGTATTCCGGAAAGTATGTTCGCTGGATTTGTGCTTGATTGGTATCGGGGATTTGAGTGTGCCGGGTGCGAGAATTCTGGCGGGCGCTGCGGCCACAACAACACCACCACCGAGGAGTTCTTGTGTTTTTGCAATGACGGCACAATTACGCATGATCACTGCAAAG GTGGAGGGTTAAATTTGGGACTGAAGATTGGAATTG GCTTTGGTGCTGCTGCAGGGAGTGCCCTTATTCTTTGCGTTATATTCTTTGTCTATCAACGTAGGCACAAAAACCACGATTCTGGTTCAATGTTGATATCTCGAGACATTTCTTCCTATTCCTCTTCAGTGATAGATCCTGAAAGGGCTAGCGGCTACCTTGGAGTACACATCTTTGCTTACACCGAACTAGAAGAAGCCACTAATTGTTTTGATCCGAATAAAGAGCTTGGAGATGGCGGCTTTGGCACTGTCTACAAAG GCAAACTGAGAGATGGGCGTGAAGTTGCTGTGAAACGATTATATGAAAGCAACTTCAAAAGAGTTGAGCACTTCAGGAATGAAGTTGAAATCTTGACACGCTTGCGCCATAGGAATCTGGTTTCTTTATATGGATGCACTTCTCGCCACTGCCGTGAACTCTTGCTTGTGTATGAATACATTCCTAATGGCACCATTGCTGATCACCTTCACGGTCCCTTAGCAAGGCCCGGATCCCTTCCATGGAGTACTAGAATGAACATTGCCATAGAAACTGCAAGTGCATTGTCCTACCTACATGCCTCTGATGTTATCCACCGAGATGTTAAGACCAACAATATCCTCCTGGACGACAATTTCTGTGTTAAAGTAGCAGATTTTGGTCTATCTCGCCTCTTCCCAATTAATGCTACACATGTTTCAACTGCTCCACAAGGAACTCCAGGTTATGTAGACCCTGAGTATCATCAATGCTATCACCTTACAGATAAGAGTGATGTCTTCAGTTTTGGAGTTGTGTTGATTGAGCTCATATCATCAATGCCAGCAGTAGACATCACCAGGCATCGGCATGAAATAAATTTGTCAAACATAGCTGTTCACAGGATCCAAAACCACTTGTTGCATGAACTTGTGGATGATAATCTTGGATATGGTTCAGATTACAAGCTGACAGCAATGATTGAGGATGTAGCAGAGTTAGCATTTCAATGTCTACAATATGAGAGGGACATGAGACCGACTATGCAGGAGGTTCTACAAGCACTGCTGGAAATCCAAAACAAGGATTACAatgcagaaaagaaagaagaaatggatAATCAAGCAGATGACGTTGTATTGTTGAAAATTAATCAGTTAACTAGCTCGCCAGATTCAATCCTTACAAATTCG AATCAGCAGGTGAACTGGAAGAAGTAG
- the LOC113742854 gene encoding LEAF RUST 10 DISEASE-RESISTANCEUS RECEPTOR-LIKE PROTEIN KINASE-like 1.2 isoform X1, which produces MPHQPLLFLHLLPFFISFVFMKSCAGNNNSSIWPHCPASKCGNIEVKYPFWIKSNDTAIQYCGYEGFGLNCTPSSVPGNYNLTLHLPPVDFHVQNINYTDYKLTLVDADVTTNLSCPRPRHNLTLEDLPLNYSTQDLNLTFYFNCTVPRLPFSAYPVDCLKSGGNMSFVSLETGTTSDPDWFKFCEEKVVVTVIEGVINRNDNGIPESMFAGFVLDWYRGFECAGCENSGGRCGHNNTTTEEFLCFCNDGTITHDHCKGGGLNLGLKIGIGFGAAAGSALILCVIFFVYQRRHKNHDSGSMLISRDISSYSSSVIDPERASGYLGVHIFAYTELEEATNCFDPNKELGDGGFGTVYKGKLRDGREVAVKRLYESNFKRVEHFRNEVEILTRLRHRNLVSLYGCTSRHCRELLLVYEYIPNGTIADHLHGPLARPGSLPWSTRMNIAIETASALSYLHASDVIHRDVKTNNILLDDNFCVKVADFGLSRLFPINATHVSTAPQGTPGYVDPEYHQCYHLTDKSDVFSFGVVLIELISSMPAVDITRHRHEINLSNIAVHRIQNHLLHELVDDNLGYGSDYKLTAMIEDVAELAFQCLQYERDMRPTMQEVLQALLEIQNKDYNAEKKEEMDNQADDVVLLKINQLTSSPDSILTNSVSSSTTTSTST; this is translated from the exons ATGCCTCATCAACCTCTCCTCTTCCTCCATCTTCTCCCTTTCTTCATCTCCTTCGTTTTCATGAAATCATGCGCCGGCAATAATAACTCCTCCATTTGGCCACACTGTCCGGCGTCCAAATGCGGTAACATTGAAGTCAAGTATCCATTTTGGATTAAATCCAACGATACGGCCATCCAATACTGTGGCTATGAAGGCTTCGGCCTAAACTGCACGCCATCTTCAGTTCCCGGCAATTATAACCTCACTCTTCACCTTCCCCCCGTTGATTTCCACGTACAAAATATAAACTACACAGATTACAAGCTAACCCTTGTCGATGCCGACGTCACAACAAATTTATCGTGCCCAAGACCACGCCACAACCTTACTCTTGAGGACTTGCCATTAAACTATTCCACACAAGATTTGAACCTCACTTTTTACTTCAACTGTACTGTTCCTCGCCTTCCTTTTTCTGCTTATCCTGTGGATTGTCTGAAGTCTGGTGGGAACATGTCCTTTGTTTCATTAGAAACTGGTACTACTTCTGATCCTGATTGGTTTAAGTTCTGTGAGGAAAAAGTAGTAGTAACAGTGATTGAAGGGGTGATTAATCGGAATGATAATGGTATTCCGGAAAGTATGTTCGCTGGATTTGTGCTTGATTGGTATCGGGGATTTGAGTGTGCCGGGTGCGAGAATTCTGGCGGGCGCTGCGGCCACAACAACACCACCACCGAGGAGTTCTTGTGTTTTTGCAATGACGGCACAATTACGCATGATCACTGCAAAG GTGGAGGGTTAAATTTGGGACTGAAGATTGGAATTG GCTTTGGTGCTGCTGCAGGGAGTGCCCTTATTCTTTGCGTTATATTCTTTGTCTATCAACGTAGGCACAAAAACCACGATTCTGGTTCAATGTTGATATCTCGAGACATTTCTTCCTATTCCTCTTCAGTGATAGATCCTGAAAGGGCTAGCGGCTACCTTGGAGTACACATCTTTGCTTACACCGAACTAGAAGAAGCCACTAATTGTTTTGATCCGAATAAAGAGCTTGGAGATGGCGGCTTTGGCACTGTCTACAAAG GCAAACTGAGAGATGGGCGTGAAGTTGCTGTGAAACGATTATATGAAAGCAACTTCAAAAGAGTTGAGCACTTCAGGAATGAAGTTGAAATCTTGACACGCTTGCGCCATAGGAATCTGGTTTCTTTATATGGATGCACTTCTCGCCACTGCCGTGAACTCTTGCTTGTGTATGAATACATTCCTAATGGCACCATTGCTGATCACCTTCACGGTCCCTTAGCAAGGCCCGGATCCCTTCCATGGAGTACTAGAATGAACATTGCCATAGAAACTGCAAGTGCATTGTCCTACCTACATGCCTCTGATGTTATCCACCGAGATGTTAAGACCAACAATATCCTCCTGGACGACAATTTCTGTGTTAAAGTAGCAGATTTTGGTCTATCTCGCCTCTTCCCAATTAATGCTACACATGTTTCAACTGCTCCACAAGGAACTCCAGGTTATGTAGACCCTGAGTATCATCAATGCTATCACCTTACAGATAAGAGTGATGTCTTCAGTTTTGGAGTTGTGTTGATTGAGCTCATATCATCAATGCCAGCAGTAGACATCACCAGGCATCGGCATGAAATAAATTTGTCAAACATAGCTGTTCACAGGATCCAAAACCACTTGTTGCATGAACTTGTGGATGATAATCTTGGATATGGTTCAGATTACAAGCTGACAGCAATGATTGAGGATGTAGCAGAGTTAGCATTTCAATGTCTACAATATGAGAGGGACATGAGACCGACTATGCAGGAGGTTCTACAAGCACTGCTGGAAATCCAAAACAAGGATTACAatgcagaaaagaaagaagaaatggatAATCAAGCAGATGACGTTGTATTGTTGAAAATTAATCAGTTAACTAGCTCGCCAGATTCAATCCTTACAAATTCGGTGAGCAGTTCAACAACCACTAGTACCAGTACCTGA
- the LOC113742090 gene encoding protein SAR DEFICIENT 1-like, whose protein sequence is MAAKRLFDDSDNDHSDQSNPKRIKTTKPTFASVIKEVVTLNFLENFCSSLEPMLRRVVHEEVENGLRRNLRSLTKAPSLRIQAIDELPTLQLIFNKKLLLPIFTGSKITDTESNHLQVVLVDTRGDGKVPAFLPCSLKIEIVVLDGDFPAGDSENWTNEEFDKHIVKERTGKRPLLAGELNAIMRDGLCSFGDIEFTDNSSWIRSRRFRLGAKVVQGTSAAGQVARVRPAMSESFVVKDHRGELYKKHYPPSLDDDVWRLEKIGKDGAFHKKLSAEGVNTVQDFLKLNVIDPQKLKKILGLGMSEKMWEVTLKHAWTCNMGTKLYMSRGSNYIIILNPVCQVVKAVINGQHYVLRDLKMMNKGYVEKLAQDAYANWKSLEEIEGQVNETALLTMGEIGDQVPNHQQPKMGSSYQGGQALLLDGSTNQMASIANNEQVTYNDWGLNCSYLWTPAQNSGRYFPESSSEGDLH, encoded by the exons ATGGCTGCCAAACGGTTGTTTGATGATTCCGACAATGATCATTCCGACCAATCTAACCCCAAGCGCATCAAAACTACCAAACCAACTTTTGCTTC TGTGATTAAAGAGGTGGTTACACTTAATTTCTTGGAGAACTTCTGCTCATCTTTAGAGCCAATGCTCAGAAGAGTG GTGCATGAAGAGGTGGAAAACGGGCTAAGACGCAATCTTCGATCTCTAACAAAGGCTCCATCACTTCGAATCCAAGCCATTGATGAGCTACCGACCCTACAACTGATATTCAACAAAAAGCTTTTACTCCCAATATTCACTGGAAGCAAAATTACAGACACCGAAAGCAACCATCTTCAAGTCGTCCTCGTTGACACTAGAGGTGACGGAAAGGTCCCAGCATTTCTTCCCTGCTCCCTTAAGATTGAAATCGTGGTTCTGGATGGCGACTTCCCCGCTGGGGACAGTGAAAATTGGACTAACGAAGAATTCGACAAGCATATTGTGAAAGAAAGAACTGGGAAGAGGCCTTTGCTTGCTGGAGAATTGAATGCCATCATGAGGGATGGATTGTGCTCGTTTGGTGATATTGAATTTACTGACAATTCGAGCTGGATTCGGAGTAGAAGATTCAGGCTTGGTGCAAAAGTGGTTCAAGGGACCAGTGCTGCCGGTCAAGTTGCCAGAGTTCGACCTGCCATGTCTGAATCCTTTGTTGTCAAAGATCACCGTGGTGAAT TGTACAAGAAACATTATCCACCATCACTAGATGATGATGTATGGCGTCTGGAAAAGATAGGAAAAGATGGAGCTTTCCACAAGAAACTATCTGCAGAAGGTGTAAACACTGTGCAAGATTTCTTGAAGCTCAATGTCATTGACCCCCAAAAGCTTAAAAAG ATACTTGGACTTGGGATGTCGGAGAAGATGTGGGAGGTGACGTTGAAACATGCGTGGACTTGTAACATGGGGACAAAGCTCTACATGTCCCGGGGATCCAATTACATAATCATCCTTAATCCAGTTTGTCAAGTTGTTAAGGCTGTCATCAATGGACAACATTATGTTCTTCGTGATTTAAAGATGATGAATAAG GGCTATGTCGAGAAGTTGGCCCAAGATGCTTATGCAAATTGGAAATCTTTGGAAGAAATCGAAGGTCAAGTTAACGAGACTGCATTATTAACCATGG GTGAAATTGGGGACCAAGTTCCAAATCATCAACAGCCAAAAATGGGCAGTTCTTATCAGGGTGGACAAGCACTTTTGCTTGATGGATCCACAAATCAGATGGCATCAATTGCAAACAATGAACAAGTGACCTATAATGACTGGGGTCTCAATTGCAGCTACCTGTGGACTCCCGCGCAGAACAGTGGCCGCTATTTCCCCGAGTCCTCCTCCGAGGGTGACTTGCATTAA
- the LOC113742859 gene encoding uncharacterized protein codes for MEPPRFCCASGEIKLAPTKMPDRLVQLYKANTLESKEFRQCVRSYNNMFVFTSLGVHYDKDLSKRNDGIYTFRVQGQIYHFMNSLFPSDDDKASNLQLYFYDTEHELANRMAISGKFKESILQQLRSILDENPILRQISLKAQSIKN; via the coding sequence ATGGAGCCGCCTCGATTCTGCTGCGCTTCTGGAGAGATTAAATTAGCACCAACCAAAATGCCTGATAGATTAGTACAGCTTTATAAAGCAAACACTCTTGAATCAAAAGAATTCAGACAATGTGTTAGGAGTTATAATAACATGTTTGTTTTCACATCTCTGGGGGTTCATTATGATAAAGATCTCAGCAAGAGGAATGATGGTATCTATACTTTTAGGGTGCAAGGACAGATATACCATTTTATGAACTCATTATTTCCTTCTGATGATGACAAGGCATCAAACTTGCAACTGTATTTTTATGATACAGAACATGAGTTGGCAAATAGAATGGCTATCTCAGGCAAATTCAAAGAGTCTATTCTACAACAGCTGAGGTCTATACTTGATGAAAATCCAATCTTGAGGCAGATTTCTCTGAAAGCACAAAGCATCAAAAACTAA
- the LOC113742858 gene encoding PR5-like receptor kinase: MLCPKHGKGHLLKVLIGAMMAGVGILSSIICYCYYKKRKTDKQLEALIKEFGSLTPRRYSYSDIKKMTKYFKEKLGQGGYGEVYRGNLFDKRPVAVKVLRTNKGNGEEFINEVASISRTSHVNVVTLLGFCLDSTKRALIYEFMPNGSLDKYIHHESEPHLGFERMHEIAIRIAQGLDYLHGGCNTRILHFDIKPHNILLDEEFCPKISDFGLAKLCARKESIVSMLGARGTIGYIAPEVFSRNFGGVSYKSDVYSYGMMILEMVGGRKNAINVQVSNSSDIYFPHWVYNLVLTDEDLKLHGHTMTKEENDIARKMILVGLWCIQTNPAHRPTMSKVIDMLEGSLESLEVPPKPFLSSPSRSGVVSLEITMLPQKVFSTSSSSPADSGTR, translated from the exons ATGCTTTGTCCTAAACATG GAAAGGGTCATTTGTTGAAGGTGCTCATTG GAGCAATGATGGCTGGAGTGGGAATACTGTCCTCAATAATATGCTACTGTTattataagaaaagaaaaactgataAACAACTCGAGGCCTTGATCAAGGAATTTGGATCCCTCACACCAAGAAGATACAGCTACTCTGATATCAAGAAAATGACGAAGTACTTCAAAGAGAAACTTGGTCAAGGAGGGTATGGTGAGGTCTACAGGGGAAATCTTTTTGACAAACGTCCTGTTGCAGTAAAAGTCCTGAGAACCAACAAAGGCAATGGCGAGGAATTCATTAATGAGGTTGCAAGCATCAGCAGAACTTCCCATGTTAACGTTGTCACTCTGCTAGGATTTTGCCTTGATAGTACCAAAAGAGCTCTCATATATGAATTCATGCCAAATGGATCGCTTGATAAATATATCCATCATGAGTCTGAGCCCCACTTGGGATTCGAGAGAATGCATGAAATTGCAATTCGAATAGCTCAGGGACTTGATTACTTGCATGGAGGTTGCAACACACGCATTTTACATTTTGACATCAAACCTCATAATATTCTTCTTGATGAAGAATTTTGTCCTAAGATATCTGATTTTGGGCTGGCAAAGTTATGCGCCCGAAAAGAGAGTATTGTGTCGATGTTAGGAGCTAGAGGAACAATTGGATATATTGCTCCTGAAGTGTTCAGCAGGAACTTTGGTGGTGTCTCCTATAAATCTGATGTCTACAGTTATGGTATGATGATTCTGGAAATGGTTGGaggaaggaaaaatgcaataaatgtTCAAGTAAGCAATTCTAGTGACATATATTTTCCACATTGGGTATACAATCTTGTTCTGACTGATGAAGACCTAAAACTGCATGGTCATACcatgacaaaagaagaaaatgatatTGCAAGGAAGATGATATTGGTAGGACTATGGTGTATACAGACTAATCCAGCACATAGGCCGACAATGAGCAAGGTTATTGATATGTTGGAAGGTAGCTTGGAGTCCTTGGAAGTTCCCCCAAAACCATTCTTATCTTCACCTTCAAGATCAGGAGTAGTATCTTTGGAGATTACAATGCTGCCACAAAAAGTTTTTTCTACTTCTTCCAGTTCACCTGCTGATTCTGGCACCAGATAA
- the LOC113742856 gene encoding LEAF RUST 10 DISEASE-RESISTANCEUS RECEPTOR-LIKE PROTEIN KINASE-like 2.1, with product MSIDHFHSSMTNSQLIFFILSVISFCYSAKGDQFKNCSLLYNCGTLMGIGYPFSGGDRPNYCGRRGFELSCANDQYTHIWFDLVAYRVLGIDPLVRKMTVARLDLWEDICPVSVNRIKDSTLSKLNPGSDRRFRNIHIFYGCTSEVIAKVQIQSNVSCSIFGENSGVFFAGEFVSSAPGCTTSMVVSIQFAAYIDLWDRKITLQQALKQGVDVEYDTLEACSSCEASGGKCGSDSTYEFICICQDQSHPKVCPKHGKGRWLKRMIGAIMAGIGILSCSVICYCYYKKYSKKTALFLFSRKTDDKELEAFLEEHGSLVPKRYSYTDIKKMTHYFKEKLGHGGYGEVYRGNLFDKRPVAIKVLSMTKGNGEEFINEVVSISKTSHVNVVNLVGFCLDGRKRALVYEFMPNGSLEKYIHHDSKSYLGLERLHEIAIGIGRGLEYLHGGCNTRILHLDIKPHNILLDEEYCPKISDFGLAKLCARNESVLSMSGARGTIGYIAPEVFSRNFGGVSYKSDVYSYGMMILEMAGGRKNAINVQLSNSSEAYFPDWLYDRVLIDEDLKLHGHTMTKEENDIARKMILVGLWCIQTNPSHRPKMSKVIDMLEGSLMSLEVPPKPFFSSPSRSEGGSLEMTLLPQTILPTSSSSPADSGTR from the exons ATGAGCATTGACCATTTTCATTCATCTATGACGAATTCACAATTGATTTTCTTTATCTTGTCCGTCATTTCATTTTGTTATTCTGCCAAGGGTGACCAATTCAAAAACTGTAGTCTTCTTTACAATTGTGGAACCTTAATGGGCATAGGATATCCTTTCTCGGGAGGTGATCGGCCAAACTATTGTGGTCGCAGAGGCTTCGAACTGTCCTGTGCGAATGACCAGTACACACATATTTGGTTTGATCTTGTAGCCTACCGTGTATTAGGAATTGATCCACTAGTTCGAAAGATGACAGTTGCTCGGCTTGATCTTTGGGAAGATATTTGTCCGGTATCAGTTAATCGAATTAAAGATTCCACCTTGTCAAAATTAAATCCCGGTTCAGACAGAAGGTTTAGGAATATCCACATTTTCTATGGTTGCACTTCTGAGGTTATTGCCAAAGTACAAATTCAGAGTAATGTGTCGTGCTCAATATTTGGAGAGAACAGTGGTGTCTTTTTTGCAGGTGAATTTGTATCTAGTGCTCCTGGATGTACGACCAGCATGGTTGTTTCCATTCAGTTTGCAGCTTATATTGATCTCTGGGACAGAAAAATAACACTTCAACAAGCTCTTAAACAGGGAGTTGATGTGGAGTATGATACCTTGGAAGCTTGCTCATCATGCGAGGCTTCGGGTGGTAAATGTGGATCTGATTCAACTTACGAATTTATTTGTATCTGTCAAGATCAATCCCATCCAAAGGTTTGCCCTAAACATG GAAAGGGGCGTTGGTTGAAGCGGATGATTG GAGCTATAATGGCTGGAATAGGAATACTATCCTGTTCAGTAATCTGCTATTGTTATTACAAAAAATATTCAAAGAAAACTgcgcttttcttgttttcaagaaaaacagATGATAAAGAACTCGAAGCCTTTCTTGAAGAACATGGATCTCTCGTACCTAAAAGATACAGCTACACTGATATCAAGAAAATGACACATTACTTCAAAGAGAAACTTGGTCATGGAGGATATGGTGAGGTCTACCGAGGAAATCTTTTTGACAAGCGTCCAGTGGCAATAAAAGTTTTAAGTATGACCAAAGGAAATGGAGAGGAATTTATTAATGAGGTTGTAAGCATTAGCAAAACTTCCCATGTTAATGTGGTCAATCTTGTTGGATTTTGCCTTGATGGTCGTAAAAGAGCTCTAGTGTATGAATTCATGCCAAATGGATCACTTGAAAAGTATATCCATCATGACAGCAAGTCCTATTTGGGATTGGAAAGGCTGCATGAAATTGCTATTGGAATAGGTCGAGGGCTAGAGTACTTGCATGGAGGATGCAACACGCGCATTTTACACTTGGACATAAAACCTCATAATATTCTGCTTGATGAAGAATATTGTCCTAAGATATCTGATTTTGGGCTGGCGAAACTATGTGCTCGAAATGAGAGTGTTCTATCGATGTCAGGAGCTAGAGGAACCATTGGCTATATTGCTCCTGAAGTGTTCAGTAGGAACTTTGGTGGAGTCTCCTATAAATCTGATGTCTATAGCTATGGAATGATGATCCTTGAAATGGCTGGaggaaggaaaaatgcaataaaCGTTCAATTAAGCAATTCAAGTGAGGCATATTTTCCAGATTGGCTATATGATCGAGTTCTGATTGATGAAGACCTAAAACTGCATGGTCATACtatgacaaaagaagaaaatgacatTGCAAGGAAGATGATATTGGTAGGCCTATGGTGTATACAGACTAATCCATCGCATAGGCCGAAAATGAGCAAGGTTATTGATATGCTGGAAGGTAGCTTAATGTCGTTGGAAGTTCCCCCAAAACCATTCTTCTCTTCACCTTCAAGATCAGAAGGAGGATCTTTGGAGATGACATTGCTGCCACAAACAATTTTACCTACCTCTTCTAGTTCACCAGCTGATTCTGGCACCAGATAA